The Ananas comosus cultivar F153 linkage group 2, ASM154086v1, whole genome shotgun sequence genome contains a region encoding:
- the LOC109706574 gene encoding uncharacterized protein LOC109706574, translating into MASESPNKEYVIYRHEKIGLLDILSLLIFRRCLLSYKFVEISDAKSVELRNVQVDSLTARTLLCQKFLSAISKPLKSFGGIIEFLLNLVAFNGGILRFILSALTGKIKIPDPEAAYYRSIIAYIDDRLDLYKSKSFIGDFPLIEPKKGRLYEEFSELTMMASKVAYENAAYIEEAVTDHWKMHFVGFYSCWNKFLNNYTTQAFIFCDKAEDANYIVLAFRGTEPFNAKDWVTDIDLSMLYMGKLGYVHLGFLKALGLQDEKDYRKGFPKDFPVEPDQPIAYYTLRAELKLLLRKHKNAKIVITGHSLGGALATIFLCLLAMHDQVDILKSLLGVLTFGQPRVGNAGFQDYVDSVMISNYYRMVYRFDIVPRVPLDIPIISPFKHGGICMYYNGWYERKEDKEVPNPNYIDPKYIIPMYLNAWGDLIKAFFLGKTQGKDFKEGIISLLYRALGLIVPGVASHSPRDYVNAGRLAKMTAKEVFYDKSFINEHETYI; encoded by the exons ATGGCTTCTGAATCTCCCAACAAGGAGTACGTGATTTATCGGCATGAGAAAATAGGGCTACTTGATATCCTAAGCCTTTTGATCTTTAGAAGATGCTTGCTGAGTTATAAGTTTGTGGAGATTAGTGATGCAAAGAGCGTCGAACTCAGGAACGTGCAGGTCGACTCGCTCACAGCCAGAACCCTGCTTTGCCAAAAATTTTTATCGGCGATTAGTAAGCCGTTGAAGAGTTTCGGGGGCATCATCGAGTTCCTGTTGAACTTGGTTGCTTTTAACGGTGGAATACTACGTTTTATATTGAGTGCTCTCACAG GTAAGATCAAGATTCCGGATCCTGAAGCAGCATATTATAGATCCATCATAGCCTATATTGACGATCGGCTCGATCTGTACAAAAGCAAATCCTTCATCGGCGATTTCCCATTAATAGAGCCCAAAAAAGGCCGCTTATATGAAGAATTTTCCGAACTCACCATGATGGCCTCAAAAGTAGCTTATGAGAATGCTGCTTATATCGAAGAAGCTGTTACTGACCACTGGAAG ATGCACTTCGTAGGATTTTACAGTTGCTGGAACA AATTCTTGAACAACTACACAACACAAGCTTTCATCTTCTGCGATAAGGCGGAAGACGCCAACTACATCGTTTTGGCATTCCGCGGCACTGAGCCTTTCAATGCGAAAGACTGGGTCACCGACATCGACCTCTCTATGTTGTACATGGGCAAGCTAGGTTATGTTCATCTCGGATTTCTCAAGGCACTTGGCCTTCAAGATGAAAAGGATTACCGTAAAGGTTTCCCAAAGGATTTTCCTGTGGAACCCGACCAGCCCATCGCATACTACACACTCAGAGCAGAACTTAAATTGTTGCTAAGGAAGCACAAAAATGCAAAGATAGTTATAACTGGTCATAGCTTGGGAGGTGCACTTGCGACCATCTTTCTATGTTTGCTAGCAATGCATGATCAAGTTGATATCTTGAAGTCACTGCTCGGTGTACTAACCTTTGGGCAACCTAGGGTTGGAAATGCTGGCTTCCAAGACTATGTCGACTCCGTTATGATATCAAATTACTATAGGATGGTGTACCGCTTCGACATTGTCCCTCGGGTCCCCTTAGATATTCCGATTATCTCGCCTTTCAAACATGGCGGTATCTGCATGTACTACAACGGATGGTACGAAAGAAAG GAGGATAAAGAAGTCCCAAATCCTAACTACATTGATCCAAAATATATTATCCCCATGTACTTAAATGCTTGGGGTGACCTCATCAAGGCTTTCTTCTTAGGGAAGACACAGGGAAAAGATTTCAAGGAAGGGATTATCTCACTCCTCTATAGGGCTCTGGGACTAATTGTGCCTGGCGTTGCCTCTCACAGTCCTAGAGACTATGTGAATGCTGGCAGACTGGCCAAGATGACTGCCAAGGAGGTCTTCTATGATAAATCCTTTATTAATGAACATGAGACCTacatataa
- the LOC109727345 gene encoding uncharacterized protein LOC109727345, which yields MVERRRRPLILASTRAILDSVVNSAKSIDAAEDNSVLRPRRSRFIDEDGGSASAYASLRLKAGILRVVHEGGGANEEFNELSSFVGVSTDVLRRLAITSRSTFG from the exons ATGGTCGAGCGACGACGGAGGCCTCTGATCCTCGCCTCCACCCGCGCCATCCTCGACTCCGTCGTCAACTCCGCCAAATCCATCGACGCCGCGGAGGACAACAGCGTCCTCCGCCCTCGTAGGTCTCGCTTCATCGACGAAGATGGGGGCTCCGCCTCCGCCTATGCCTCGCTCCGGCTCAAGGCCGGGATCCTCCGCGTCGTTCACGAAGGGGGCGGCGCAAATGAGGAGTTTAACGAGTTGTCGTCCTTCGTAGGAGTCTCCACCGACGTTCTCAGGAGACTGGCGATTACTTCTAGGTCTACG TTTGGGTAG